From a single Aspergillus puulaauensis MK2 DNA, chromosome 2, nearly complete sequence genomic region:
- a CDS encoding uncharacterized protein (COG:S;~EggNog:ENOG410PTE3;~antiSMASH:Cluster_2.5) has protein sequence MVVVLEKMNMVVAASIGLVAESINRHKAHQAQPQNSDDASPEDDQWALDEIQDDVSRLSDSDNDDQDQDQKKKIRNPAHLADDFIKRYPAPAPTPDTAGTAGKLPLPVIIPQRRPGVRVRGFVRAYAPDLERCGIDQGTFMDFLVTFTRASRAPQWMGAFNLTAAAAFALPGHAMGAGVGFAIQVVNAIAMEMRGRVQANAFLQKLNEGFFQPRGLYCLVLSFDNTHEEAMTEEVLAEKIATSSDPKSGVRKYTDKLRTNSGKTGPSAFPESAPLVFPVLDWMKENPEQAEKQGRYLKFRKFVADYYDRRAQVEYAARNPSSPLAAAPQRAFTSKFADPNDATNKSPISLATGGAVPYNAQWRGEPRNPRRQRKIADKVLYMIIVNMPTNDDMNRAESIMATESEAELIPNDNKTAADAE, from the exons ATGGTCGTCGTCCTGGAGAAAATGAACATGGTCGTGGCCGCCAGCATTGGGCTGGTGGCTGAATCCATCAACCGCCACAAAGCACACCAAGCCCAACCTCAGA atagcGATGATGCCTCCCCAGAAGACGACCAGTGGGCgctcgacgagatccaggaCGACGTCTCTCGCCTGtccgacagcgacaacgacGACCAGGATCaagaccagaagaagaaaatcCGCAACCCAGCCCATCTGGCCGACGACTTCATCAAGCGCTATCCTGCTCCTGCACCTACACCAGACACTGCAGGTACAGCAGGCAAACTCCCACTACCCGTCATAATCCCCCAGCGCCGACCCGGAGTGCGCGTGCGCGGCTTCGTTCGAGCCTACGCACCAGACCTCGAGCGCTGCGGAATCGACCAGGGCACCTTTATGGATTTCCTGGTGACCTTCACGCGCGCCAGTCGAGCGCCGCAGTGGATGGGCGCGTTTAACCTGACGGCTGCGGCGGCGTTTGCGTTACCCGGACATGCGATGGGCGCTGGGGTGGGATTCGCTATCCAGGTGGTTAATGCGAttgcgatggagatgagggGGCGAGTGCA GGCCAACGCCTTCCTCCAAAAGCTGAACGAGGGCTTCTTCCAGCCCCGCGGGCTGTACTGCCTCGTTCTCTCGTTCGATAATACGCACGAAGAGGCCATGACTGAGGAGGTGCTTGCGGAGAAAATCGCCACGAGCTCGGATCCCAAGTCGGGTGTGCGCAAGTATACGGACAAGCTGCGCACGAACAGCGGGAAAACGGGGCCCTCTGCGTTCCCCGAGTCGGCGCCGCTGGTGTTTCCCGTGCTGGACTGGATGAAGGAGAATCCTGAGCAGGCGGAGAAGCAGGGGAGGTATCTGAAGTTCCGCAAGTTTGTGGCGGACTACTATGACCGCCGTGCGCAGGTTGAATAC GCCGCCAGAAACCCATCGAGTCCTTTGGCAGCGGCACCGCAGCGGGCATTCACGTCCAAGTTTGCTGATCCAAACGATGCCACCAACAAGTCGCCCATCTCGCTGGCCACAGGGGGTGCCGTGCCCTACAACGCCCAGTGGCGTGGGGAGCCTCGCAACCCACGTCGTCAGCGCAAGATTGCTGAT AAAGTACTGTACATGATTATCGTTAATATGCCGACAAACGACGACATGAACCGCGCAGAGAGCATCATGGCCACAGAGTCCGAGGCTGAATTGATTCCTAACGATAATAAGACTGCAGCTGATGCAGAGTGA
- a CDS encoding cytochrome P450 (COG:Q;~EggNog:ENOG410PGYE;~InterPro:IPR001128,IPR017972,IPR036396,IPR002974;~PFAM:PF00067;~SECRETED:SignalP(1-19);~SMCOG1034:cytochrome P450;~antiSMASH:Cluster_2.5;~go_function: GO:0005506 - iron ion binding [Evidence IEA];~go_function: GO:0016705 - oxidoreductase activity, acting on paired donors, with incorporation or reduction of molecular oxygen [Evidence IEA];~go_function: GO:0016712 - oxidoreductase activity, acting on paired donors, with incorporation or reduction of molecular oxygen, reduced flavin or flavoprotein as one donor, and incorporation of one atom of oxygen [Evidence IEA];~go_function: GO:0020037 - heme binding [Evidence IEA];~go_process: GO:0055114 - oxidation-reduction process [Evidence IEA]), which translates to MHWILYTLLFAIAARKAAAALSAYRYRKTHGLHLARSVPQPEKILGLSLFRRMQQSSRDGVSLQRHFEGTREDGPTISAVVMGTSFISTSDPENIKAVLATQFRDFNLGARNEAFEPFLGHGIFTADGPDWERSRGLIRPSLSKAQISELPIIEQHVQNLLSRIPDDGSTVDLQPLFFNFTLDSATHSLLGQPVGFQLSPPGSDAEKFSRAFDDAQAHLQVRAKLGPFLRFVRNKAFDADCRLVHSSVDGYVTEALHRSTGTGPGTGPGNGNENKRYDLLSELVNTIADGVQIRNELLNVLLAARDTTASLLSHAFLELSRHPAVWAKLHTEVARLDGHLPTYTQLREMKYVRAVLNEALRLYPPVPTNIRCATRHTSLPRGGGPDGSQPVFVAKGSIVHYSIWTMHRSAAIYGPDAEQFRPERWLDEKVPLRPGWGYLPFSGGPRICLGQQKALTEAAYVVVRMVQRVGGGGLERRDERPWREHMGLVLSSYYGVRVGFTS; encoded by the exons ATGCACTGGATCCTATACACACTCCTCTTCGCCATAGCAGCCcgcaaagcagcagcagccctcTCAGCCTACCGTTACCGCAAGACTCATGGCCTCCATCTCGCGCGCTCCGTCCCCCAGCCAGAAAAGATCCTCGGCCTGTCGCTGTTCCGGCGCATGCAGCAGAGCTCGCGCGACGGCGTCTCGCTGCAGCGGCACTTCGAGGGCACCAGGGAGGACGGACCGACCATCTCGGCCGTTGTGATGGGCACCTCGTTCATTTCGACCTCGGACCCGGAGAACATCAAGGCAGTGCTTGCGACGCAGTTTCGAGACTTTAATCTGGGGGCCCGGAATGAGGCGTTTGAGCCGTTTCTCGGGCATGGCATTTTTACTGCGGATGGGCCGGATTGGGAGAGATCTAGG GGCCTCATCCGTCCCAGTCTCAGCAAAGCCCAGATCTCCGAGCTGCCCATCATCGAGCAGCACgtccagaacctcctcagCCGGATCCCAGACGACGGCTCGACCGTCGACCTGCAgcctctcttcttcaacttcacccTCGACAGCGCCACGCATTCTCTCCTGGGCCAGCCTGTCGGATTCCAACTCAGCCCGCCAGGCTCCGACGCCGAGAAGTTCTCGCGCGCCTTCGACGACGCCCAGGCCCACCTCCAGGTCCGTGCAAAGCTAGGCCCGTTTCTCCGTTTCGTCAGGAATAAGGCCTTTGACGCAGATTGTCGTCTGGTGCATTCCTCCGTTGATGGATACGTGACTGAGGCCCTCCACCGATCAACAGGGACTGGGCCTGGGACTGGGCCTGGAAATGGAAACGAGAACAAGCGATATGACCTCCTCAGCGAACTcgtcaacaccatcgccgacggCGTGCAGATCCGCAACGAGCTGCTGAATGTGCTCCTCGCGGCCAGAGATACCACGGCCAGTCTACTAAGCCATGCCTTTTTGGAACTCTCTCGCCATCCGGCTGTTTGGGCGAAACTCCACACCGAGGTTGCCCGGCTGGATGGCCACCTCCCGACGTATACCCAGCTCCGCGAGATGAAGTATGTCCGGGCTGTGCTGAATGAGG CACTGCGTCTATACCCCCCCGTCCCAACAAACATCCGCTGCGCAACACGACACACCTCCCTCCCCCGCGGTGGGGGCCCAGACGGCTCGCAGCCTGTGTTCGTCGCAAAGGGCTCGATTGTGCATTACTCCATCTGGACGATGCACCGGTCCGCCGCGATCTACGGGCCCGACGCGGAGCAGTTCCGGCCGGAGCGGTGGCTGGACGAGAAGGTTCCCCTGCGGCCGGGATGGGGATACCTGCCGTTTAGTGGAGGGCCGAGGATCTGTCTTGGGCAGCAGAAGGCGCTGACGGAGGCGGCGTATGTGGTTGTGAGGATGGTGCAGAGGGTTGGGGgtggggggttggagaggagggatgaGAGGCCTTGGAGGGAGCATATGGGGTTGGTTTTGAGTAGTTATTATGGTGTGCGGGTTGGTTTTACTAGTTGA
- a CDS encoding cytochrome P450 (COG:Q;~EggNog:ENOG410PMR7;~InterPro:IPR001128,IPR017972,IPR036396;~PFAM:PF00067;~SECRETED:SignalP(1-17);~SMCOG1034:cytochrome P450;~TransMembrane:1 (n2-10c15/16o31-51i);~antiSMASH:Cluster_2.5;~go_function: GO:0005506 - iron ion binding [Evidence IEA];~go_function: GO:0016705 - oxidoreductase activity, acting on paired donors, with incorporation or reduction of molecular oxygen [Evidence IEA];~go_function: GO:0020037 - heme binding [Evidence IEA];~go_process: GO:0055114 - oxidation-reduction process [Evidence IEA]): MLTAVLLLVANLAATGALVHHLDDKLPVVRFRLLTTFITISSVQLFFYGLWKVFLKPLCFSPFKHLPKPPGGSWINGHFREIMDLGNGEAEVKWRVNLQPSYSTPLCKVNSNRMKEIPNKGIIHCRGILNGERLIVSSPTALAKIASDNYTFIKPMAIKLLAGRVLGMGLVLTERDEHKQQRKLFLPPFAPKHIRDLYPTFWEKACEVTDVMGDIISETEGTEVQDSVSNENGGIEIGEWAARVALDIITLSAMGKDFGSVSDAHAPLAKVYHAVLQPTLGHVVVAILKNFFPARLVEALPLKANQDQGSAYDTIRGVCRDLLRGKKAQMAGGHELKGRDILSVCLRYEEIAGVDEDEVINQMTTILGAGHETISVGITWAVYMLCLHRDWQGRLREEVRATVPSPDWKGEGESMSSAHVERMPLMRAFLEEVLRWYPPIPMTMREPLVDTELDGQYVPKGTRIVVPIKAINREEKFWGADAKRFNPARWLRDGAQGQEFNSSGGVKNKYGYLTFNHGPRSCVAAEFARAEMACVVAAWVGRFELDLADERFRDEDNMKTSNGNFSGKPLEGLYVRVKVLGGGSW; the protein is encoded by the exons ATGCTGACTGCTGTACTCCTCCTGGTGGCCAACCTGGCTGCCACAGGGGCGTTGGTGCACCATCTCGACGACAAACTGCCCGTCGTGCGATTCCGTCTGTTGACCACCTTCATCACTATATCTTCAGTCCAGCTCTTTTTCTACGGCCTGTGGAAGGTATTCCTGAAGCCgctctgcttctcgccaTTCAAGCACCTGCCAAAGCCTCCG GGAGGCAGCTGGATAAATGGCCATTTCCGCGAGATCATGGACCTGGGCAACGGCGAAGCCGAAGTCAAATGGCGAGTTAACCTCCAGCCTTCGTATTCTACTCCATTATGCAAAGTTAACAGCAACAGGATGAAAGAAATCCCCAACAAGGGCATAATCCACTGCCGCGGAATCCTCAACGGCGAGCGCCTCATCGTCTCCTCTCCAACCGCCCTCGCCAAGATCGCCAGCGACAATTACACCTTCATCAAGCCCATGGCGATCAAGCTGCTCGCCGGCCGCGTGCTCGGCATGGGGCTCGTCCTCACCGAGCGCGACGAGCACAAGCAGCAGCGCAAACTGTTTCTCCCGCCGTTTGCACCGAAGCATATCCGCGATCTGTATCCGACGTTCTGGGAGAAGGCGTGTGAGGTTACGGATGTCATGGGCGACATAATCTCCGAAACGGAGGGCACTGAAGTCCAGGATTCCGTCTCTAACGAGAACGGCGGCATTGAAATCGGAGAATGGGCAGCACGAGTCGCACTGGACATCATCACGCTCTCAGCCATGGGAAAAGACTTCGGGTCTGTCTCCGACGCACACGCCCCACTGGCAAAAGTCTACCACGCCGTGCTGCAGCCCACGCTGGGCCACGTCGTCGTAGCGATCTTGAAGAATTTCTTCCCGGCGCGGCTTGTCGAGGCTCTCCCGCTCAAGGCGAACCAGGACCAGGGGTCCGCGTATGATACGATCCGCGGGGTGTGTCGGGATTTACTGCGCGGGAAGAAGGCGCAGATGGCGGGTGGGCACGAGTTGAAGGGGAGGGATATCCTGAGTGTGTGTTTGCGGTatgaggagattgcgggggtggatgaggacgaggttaTCAACCAGATGACGACGATTCTGGGCGCGGGACATGAGACGATCTCTGTGGGGATTACCTGGGCGGTATATATGCTCTGTCTGCATCGGGACTGGCAGGGGAGGCTGCGTGAGGAGGTTCGTGCCACGGTTCCTTCGCCGGATTGgaagggtgagggtgagtcGATGAGCAGTGCGCATGTTGAGAGGATGCCATTGATGAGAGCGTTCCTGGAGGAGGTCCTGCGGTGGTATCCGCCTATCCCGATGACGATGCGTGAGCCGCTGGTTGATACGGAGCTCGATGGGCAGTATGTGCCCAAGGGCACGCGGATTGTCGTCCCGATCAAGGCGATCAACCGCGAGGAGAAGTTCTGGGGCGCTGATGCGAAGAGGTTCAACCCGGCGCGGTGGTTGAGAGACGGCGCTCAAGGACAGGAGTTCAACTCCAGCGGCGGCGTGAAGAACAAGTATGGCTATCTGACGTTTAATCACGGCCCTCGGAGCTGTGTTGCGGCGGAGTTTGCGCGTGCGGAGATGGCGTGTGTGGTGGCGGCTTGGGTTGGGCGGTTTGAGCTGGATCTGGCGGATGAGCGGTTTCGCGATGAGGATAATATGAAGACGTCGAATGGGAACTTCTCAGGGAAGCCCTTGGAAGGGCTGTATGTGCGTGTGAAGGTGTTGGGGGGTGGTAGTTGGTAG
- a CDS encoding isopenicillin N synthase family dioxygenase (COG:Q;~EggNog:ENOG410PVG3;~InterPro:IPR026992,IPR027443,IPR005123;~PFAM:PF03171,PF14226;~antiSMASH:Cluster_2.5;~go_function: GO:0016491 - oxidoreductase activity [Evidence IEA];~go_process: GO:0055114 - oxidation-reduction process [Evidence IEA]) translates to MELQRLDYTELSSSDRETQQAADRQLYTALSQLGFAKITNHPIARPVVEELFSWTQRFFALPLEHKRTAAHPPQPNPHRGWSCIGQEKLSVIRQNKAVLDLKESFDMGPDDDELYPNIWTDEHALPGFRAFMSDFYKRCDALHQQLLVAIARSMHLPDSSFTPLCARNSSELRLNHYPAVNPDELKSGNMRISSHSDFGTITLLFQDSVGGLEVEDQANPGRYLAVEPADCADIIVNVGDCLQRWTNDRLRSANHRVTLPRGSVGCDSDSGLVDSRYSIAYFGKPSRDETVRTLMALLRPGEQAKYTDEITAWQFNQLRLLQTY, encoded by the exons ATGGAGCTTCAACGCCTAGACTATACAGAACTGTCCAGCAGCGACCGCGAGACCCAGCAGGCCGCCGACCGGCAGCTCTACACAGCGCTGTCGCAGTTAGGGTTTGCAAAGATCACCAACCACCCCATCGCGCGGCCGGTGGTCGAGGAGCTTTTCTCGTGG ACGCAGCGCTTTTTCGCGCTGCCCCTGGAGCACAAGCGAACAGCAGCCCACCCGCCGCAGCCAAACCCACATCGCGGATGGAGCTGCATTGGCCAGGAGAAGCTGTCGGTGATTAGACAGAACAAGGCTGTGCTGGATCTCAAG GAATCCTTCGACATGGGccccgacgacgacgagctgTATCCCAACATCTGGACCGACGAGCACGCCCTCCCCGGCTTCCGCGCCTTCATGTCAGACTTCTACAAGCGCTGCGACGCCCTACACCAACAGCTGCTCGTCGCAATCGCCCGGTCCATGCACCTCCCCGACTCCAGCTTCACGCCCCTCTGCGCGCGCAACAGCAGCGAACTGCGCCTGAACCACTACCCAGCCGTGAACCCCGACGAGCTGAAATCAGGCAACATGCGCATCTCCTCCCACAGCGACTTTGGCACAATCACCCTGCTCTTCCAGGACTCTGTCGGCGGgctcgaggtcgaggacCAGGCGAACCCGGGGCGCTATCTTGCTGTCGAGCCCGCGGATTGCGCTGATATCATCGTCAATGTGGGGGATTGTCTGCAGCGCTGGACGAATGACCGGCTGCGCTCGGCGAACCACCGGGTGACGCTGCCGCGGGGGAGTGTGGGCTGTGATAGTGATAGTGGCTTGGTGGACAGCCGGTATTCGATTGCTTATTTTGGCAAACCGAGTCGTGATGAGACGGTGCGGACCTTGATGGCGCTGCTGCGGCCGGGCGAGCAGGCAAAGTACACGGACGAGATAACGGCGTGGCAGTTTAACCAATTGCGTCTTCTGCAGACTTATTAA
- a CDS encoding uncharacterized protein (COG:S;~EggNog:ENOG410PN1E;~InterPro:IPR002213;~SMCOG1062:glycosyltransferase, MGT family;~antiSMASH:Cluster_2.5;~go_function: GO:0008194 - UDP-glycosyltransferase activity [Evidence IEA]) encodes MPHHNPVILFLTNSELGQASVVVAVAHELVSQSTSDVHVASFPALKQHADALNVPFHALPGRSMKEALADSGLPYLPQHAPGSHGAVESYRNGLQRVVAPWEPEGYAPIYRACLDLINKLSPDLVVVEPLFGPGQDACNVLEQRYLVLSPATFKDHLVQAQPYLGVLWKYPVISSGLPYPIPLRSIALNIYLIFKLVTTTFLSPRIKALTHWRNKIGIPGELTTIYANFNETVPWLVPSIPQSDFPLHIPPNITGCGPILPPVETMPDDHPTAAWLAKRPTILFNLGSHMKYSLADAQQVIAALTTVLTKYPAVQVLWKCQLYTTTTKETLNTTNSDTPTITSLIPTHLTARILVTPWITPSPASILAHPNTITAVHHGGSNSFHEALAAGVAQVVCPVWLDTYDFAMRVEFLGVGVRGNARAAPRVEGGELGRAICATMEDGGGMGMGGRARELQAQIAALEGGGGDVFGVGRRRAARVILDLVE; translated from the exons ATGCCACACCACAACCCCGttatcctcttcctcaccaaCAGTGAGCTGGGCCAGGCTTCAGTTGTTGTCGCTGTAGCTCATGAGCTAGTCAGCCAGTCCACCAGCGATGTGCACGTTGCATCGTTTCCAGCCCTCAAACAGCACGCCGATGCTCTCAATGTCCCCTTCCATGCCCTCCCTGGCCGGTCGATGAAGGAGGCACTGGCCGACAGCGGTCTTCCCTATCTTCCACAGCATGCGCCAGGGAGTCATGGGGCCGTTGAATCATATCGCAATGGCCTGCAGCGTGTGGTGGCCCCGTGGGAACCGGAGGGCTATGCGCCTATCTACCGGGCGTGCCTGGACCTGATCAACAAGCTCAGCCCAGACTTGGTTGTTGTCG AACCGCTGTTTGGTCCCGGCCAGGACGCCTGCAATGTCCTGGAGCAGCGGTATCTCGTCCTGAGCCCGGCGACCTTCAAAGACCACCTcgtccaggcccagccctATCTCGGGGTCCTGTGGAAATACCCAGT TATATCCTCAGGCCTGCCCTATCCCATCCCCCTCCGCTCCATCGCCCTCAACATCTACCTAATCTTCAAGCTCGTCACCACCACCTTTCTCTCCCCCCGCATCAAAGCCCTCACCCACTGGCGCAACAAAATCGGCATCCCAGGCGAACTGACCACAATCTACGCCAATTTCAACGAAACCGTCCCCTGGCTAGTTCCATCTATCCCCCAGAGTGACtttcccctccacatcccaCCCAATATCACAGGCTGCGGACCCATCCTCCCTCCCGTCGAGACTATGCCCGACGACCACCCAACAGCAGCATGGCTAGCCAAACGCCCaaccatcctcttcaacctAGGCTCGCATATGAAATACTCCTTGGCCGATGCACAGCAGGTCATAGCCGCCCTGACAACAGTGCTAACCAAATACCCAGCCGTGCAAGTCCTATGGAAATGCCAACTATACACTACAACCACCAAGGaaaccctcaacaccacaaACAGTGATACCCCTACAATCACCTCCCTAATACCAACCCACCTAACCGCCCGCATCCTCGTCACTCCCTGGATCACCCCATCCCCCGCCTCCATCCTCGCACACCCAAACACAATAACAGCCGTGCACCACGGCGGATCCAACTCCTTCCACGAGGCGCTGGCCGCCGGGGTCGCGCAGGTCGTCTGCCCCGTGTGGCTGGACACGTACGACTTTGCGATGCGGGTGGAGTTTCTCGGTGTGGGCGTGCGAGGGAATGCGCGGGCGGCGCCGCGGGTGGAGGGTGGGGAGTTGGGGAGGGCGATTTGTGCGACGATGGAGGACGGGggagggatggggatgggggggAGGGCAAGGGAATTGCAGGCGCAGATTGCGGCGTtggagggtggaggaggggatgtttttggggttgggaggcGCAGGGCTGCGAGGGTTATATTGGATTTGGTCGAGTGA
- a CDS encoding zinc-binding alcohol dehydrogenase family protein (COG:C;~EggNog:ENOG410PK5V;~InterPro:IPR013154,IPR013149,IPR036291,IPR011032, IPR020843;~PFAM:PF00107,PF08240;~SMCOG1028:crotonyl-CoA reductase / alcohol dehydrogenase;~antiSMASH:Cluster_2.5;~go_function: GO:0016491 - oxidoreductase activity [Evidence IEA];~go_process: GO:0055114 - oxidation-reduction process [Evidence IEA]) → MGLQHTTPATQTAIIAGPNGEFQVSHDVPVTPLADDEIIMKTEAVGLNPVDTKLAGPFITPGAIFGFDCAGVIVAVGPKVDNGLAIGDRVCGSARGMNPDKPLGGAFAEYVMLPADLTLRIPPAMSFAEAASLGTALVSACMALFWTMKIPASLQEPAQKPFAVLVYGGSTATGTMLLQVLKICGVQTITTCSPKNFDLVRSYGADQVFDYSSPTCASEIRSCTRNNLKYAVDCIASDATLKICYSAIGRAGGQYIALNPFPEHLATERKVVKPDWILATLITGEGSKWPEPYNREPDLEIRKLAKPAYGAVQRLMDEGRLRAHPLRVDGGGFEAVLEGVEELRRGDISGQKLVYCLN, encoded by the exons ATGGGCCTACAGCacacaaccccagcaacgCAAaccgccatcatcgccggcCCCAACGGCGAGTTTCAAGTCTCGCACGATGTCCCCGTCACCCCCCTCGCAGACGACGAAATCATCATGAAGACCGAAGCCGTCGGCCTCAACCCCGTCGACACCAAGCTCGCCGGCCCCTTCATCACGCCCGGCGCaatcttcggcttcgacTGCGCGGGCGTGATCGTGGCCGTCGGACCCAAGGTCGACAACGGCCTGGCCATCGGCGACCGCGTGTGCGGGAGTGCTCGAGGCATGAACCCCGATAAACCACTGGGAGGGGCCTTTGCAGAGTACGTGATGCTGCCGGCGGATTTGACCCTGCGCATCCCGCCGGCCATGTCGTTTGCCGAGGCGGCGTCGCTGGGCACTGCGCTGGTGTCGGCTTGTATGGCGCTCTTCTGGACGATGAAGATTCCGGCCAGTCTGCAGGAACCGGCGCAGAAGCCATTCGCTGTTCTTGTTTATGGAGGGAGTACCGCGACTGGGACTATGCTGCtgcaggtgttgaagat ATGCGGCGTCCAAACCATAACAACCTGCTCGCCCAAGAACTTCGACCTCGTGCGCTCCTACGGCGCCGACCAAGTCTTCGACTACAGCTCGCCCACCTGCGCATCCGAAATCCGGTCCTGCACGCGCAACAACCTCAAATACGCCGTCGACTGCATCGCCAGCGACGCCACGCTCAAGATCTGCTACAGCGCGATCGGGCGCGCGGGCGGGCAGTATATCGCGCTGAACCCGTTCCCCGAGCACCTGGCCACAGAGCGCAAGGTGGTCAAGCCCGACTGGATCCTGGCGACGCTGATTACGGGCGAGGGCTCGAAGTGGCCGGAGCCGTATAATCGGGAGCCGGATTTGGAGATACGGAAGCTGGCGAAGCCGGCGTATGGGGCTGTGCAGAGGTTGATGGATGaggggaggttgagggcgCATCCGTTGAGGGTGGACGGTGGGGGGTTTGAGGCGGTGTTGGAGGGAGTGGAGGAGTTGCGGAGGGGAGATATTAGTGGTCAGAAACTGGTGTATTGTTTGAATTAG
- a CDS encoding ankyrin repeat domain-containing protein (COG:M;~EggNog:ENOG410PY68;~InterPro:IPR002110,IPR036770,IPR020683;~PFAM:PF13857,PF12796,PF00023,PF13637,PF13606;~antiSMASH:Cluster_2.5;~go_function: GO:0005515 - protein binding [Evidence IEA]) translates to MTASPVKDFSPGPDEWQHLEDLNQRRRVQNRLSQRNRRTNLRNQNQRRDTTTNTTKKPSEPSKQTRQFFWVPPNTSTVRGELLTKRNTNTNNKSHTNPKSDSISRPSDPDSEIPLGTSWPEIWDSSLHGKSADGGHGGDGEMDGWIDNLMRPLAVMPIEEEMLQCGSPIPGFDATITFDVGDGNPVSVESDSCKVPAPVSTSQCNMQDMDRDRDHFFGYAALHVAASRGHLPIVQLLTERGMPVDQLSSENETALHVAAEKGHFAVARFVLERGAQPHRTNQHGQTALHVAAAHGHCDIVRLLCGYLADLNVVDRNGHTALHRAVEAGHVDVVRVMLERGMDAGVKVGMNQLI, encoded by the exons ATGACGGCCAGCCCAGTCAAGGACTTCTCGCCAGGGCCAGATGAGTGGCAGCATCTGGAGGACTTGAATCAGAGACGCCGAGTGCAGAACCGTCTGTCGCAGCGGAATCGAC GGACAAACCTCCGCAATCAGAACCAGAGACGAGATACGACGACGAATACAACCAAGAAGCCCTCTGAGCCCTCGAAACAGACCAGGCAGTTCTTCTGGGTTCCTCCTAATACCTCGACGGTGAGAGGGGAGCTCCTGACGAAGCGCAATACCAATACCAATAACAAAAGTCACACCAACCCAAAATCTGATTCAATATCCCGCCCTTCAGATCCAGATTCAGAGATACCCCTTGGTACAAGCTGGCCGGAGATCTGGGACAGCTCACTACACGGCAAGTCTGCAGACGGAGGACAcggtggggatggagagaTGGACGGCTGGATTGACAATCTCATGCGGCCGCTTGCAGTCATGCCGATAGAAGAGGAGATGCTTCAATGCGGGTCTCCCATACCTGGCTTCGACGCGACAATCACCTTTGACGTCGGAGACGGGAACCCAGTGAGCGTCGAGTCTGACAGCTGCAAGGTACCAGCACCAGTATCAACATCCCAGTGTAACATGCAGGACATGGATCGAGATAGAGACCACTTCTTCGGATACGCCGCACTCCACGTGGCAGCCAGCCGGGGCCACCTGCCCATCGTGCAGCTGCTAACAGAGCGGGGCATGCCCGTCGACCAACTCAGCAGCGAGAACGAAACGGCGCTGCATGTTGCGGCCGAGAAGGGCCACTTTGCCGTTGCGCGGTTCGTGCTCGAGCGCGGGGCCCAGCCGCATCGCACCAACCAGCACGGCCAGACGGCGCTGCATGTTGCGGCCGCGCACGGGCACTGTGATATTGTCCGGCTGCTGTGTGGGTATCTGGCGGACTTGAATGTGGTGGATCGGAATGGGCATACGGCGCTGCATAGGGCTGTCGAGGCGGGGCATGTCGATGTGGTCAGGGTGATGCTGGAGCGGGGGATGGATGCTGGGGTGAAGGTGGGCATGAAtcaattaatatag